One Candidatus Schekmanbacteria bacterium DNA segment encodes these proteins:
- a CDS encoding class I SAM-dependent methyltransferase, with amino-acid sequence MNRQQHWNKVYESKGTQDVSWYQNRPDLSLELIDTSGLNKNGGIIDIGGGASTLVDYLLDAGYTKLGVLDLSGVALSCSRARLGTRANAVDWFEADVTSFTPPHHFGLWHDRAVFHFLTDAGDRRGYIDTLRRTLEPGGTVIIATFALDGPEQCSGLDVVRYDEQSILTELGAEFTLCESRRETHITPWESEQRFIYFRLKWQHGK; translated from the coding sequence ATGAACCGTCAACAACACTGGAATAAAGTTTACGAATCCAAGGGCACGCAGGATGTGAGTTGGTATCAGAACCGACCCGACCTTTCGCTGGAGCTTATTGACACATCCGGGCTGAACAAGAACGGAGGAATAATTGATATTGGCGGCGGAGCATCCACGCTCGTTGATTATCTCCTGGATGCTGGTTACACGAAGCTCGGCGTGCTAGACCTGTCCGGGGTTGCACTTAGCTGCAGCCGCGCACGCCTCGGTACAAGAGCCAATGCAGTAGATTGGTTCGAGGCAGACGTAACCTCATTTACACCACCACATCATTTTGGACTTTGGCATGACAGGGCTGTATTTCACTTTCTTACAGATGCCGGTGATCGTCGTGGATATATTGATACGCTACGGCGCACTTTGGAACCTGGCGGCACAGTCATCATAGCCACTTTTGCACTGGACGGACCTGAACAGTGCAGCGGGCTTGATGTCGTACGCTACGACGAGCAGTCTATTCTTACCGAGTTAGGCGCAGAGTTCACTCTTTGCGAGTCCCGCCGCGAGACACACATCACACCCTGGGAGTCCGAGCAGCGTTTCATTTACTTTCGCCTTAAGTGGCAGCATGGCAAATGA
- a CDS encoding FMN-binding glutamate synthase family protein has product MRRSYLIPEFVVDIEHTNCRRCKRCVMNCSYEALSFENKVVPDNFKCVACHRCVVYCPEQVITVRKNPTDFKGSANWTDRHRLDIWKQAETGSILLTGMGNDLPYEIIFDHLVLDACQVTNPSIDPLREPMELRTYLGKKPDSLEFVETPDGKLKLKEKPPKNLKLEIPIVFAPMSYGAISLNSHKAMAMAAKEMGTVMHTGEGGLHEELYDYGQYTITQCASGRFGVHADYLKRGIAVDIKIGQGAKPGIGGHLPGEKVGLDISKTRMIPMGTDALSPAPHHDIYSIEDLRQLIFAIKEATGYKPVSVKIATVHNIAAIASGVVRAGADIVYLDGFRGGTGAAPRIVRDHVGIPLELALASVDDRLRQEGIRNHASLIAAGSIRSAADAIKAIALGADAVAIGTGALIAIGCRVCQTCHMGRCAWGIATQRPELTRRLDPEIAAERLINLLRAWSLEIKEVLGSLGLNAIESLRGSRERLRGIGLDSQTLDILAVKAAGK; this is encoded by the coding sequence ATGAGAAGAAGCTACCTCATACCGGAATTCGTAGTTGACATAGAGCATACAAACTGCCGCAGATGCAAACGCTGCGTTATGAACTGCAGTTATGAAGCATTAAGCTTTGAAAACAAAGTCGTGCCTGATAATTTCAAGTGCGTTGCCTGCCACAGGTGTGTCGTATACTGCCCGGAACAGGTAATAACCGTAAGGAAAAACCCGACTGATTTCAAGGGAAGTGCCAACTGGACAGACAGGCACCGCCTCGATATATGGAAGCAGGCTGAAACAGGCTCCATACTTTTAACAGGGATGGGCAACGATCTCCCCTATGAGATCATATTTGACCATCTTGTTCTCGATGCCTGCCAGGTCACTAACCCGTCAATCGACCCGTTAAGGGAGCCCATGGAACTCAGGACCTATCTTGGGAAAAAACCTGACTCACTTGAGTTTGTTGAAACACCTGACGGAAAACTTAAGCTCAAAGAGAAACCGCCAAAGAATTTAAAACTTGAAATCCCAATCGTCTTTGCGCCTATGTCCTATGGAGCTATAAGTCTTAACTCCCATAAGGCAATGGCAATGGCTGCAAAAGAAATGGGGACAGTCATGCATACCGGTGAAGGCGGGCTCCATGAAGAACTTTATGACTACGGACAATATACAATAACGCAGTGCGCATCCGGAAGGTTTGGCGTCCATGCCGATTACCTCAAAAGGGGTATTGCGGTTGACATAAAAATCGGTCAGGGTGCAAAGCCCGGAATAGGCGGCCATCTGCCGGGTGAAAAGGTAGGTCTAGATATCTCAAAGACCCGTATGATTCCGATGGGGACCGATGCGCTTTCGCCTGCCCCGCACCACGACATATATTCCATAGAGGATTTAAGACAGCTTATATTCGCAATCAAGGAAGCAACAGGCTACAAGCCGGTTTCTGTAAAGATAGCGACAGTCCATAATATTGCTGCCATCGCAAGTGGCGTAGTAAGGGCAGGAGCAGATATCGTCTATCTTGACGGTTTCAGGGGCGGCACCGGTGCTGCGCCAAGGATAGTAAGGGACCATGTTGGAATACCCCTTGAGCTTGCCCTGGCTTCAGTTGACGACAGGCTTAGACAGGAAGGTATAAGAAACCATGCTTCGCTTATCGCGGCAGGAAGCATACGCTCGGCTGCCGATGCGATTAAAGCAATTGCCCTCGGCGCTGATGCTGTGGCCATAGGAACAGGGGCGCTCATAGCCATTGGATGCCGCGTCTGCCAGACATGCCATATGGGAAGATGCGCATGGGGTATTGCAACGCAGAGACCAGAGCTTACCAGAAGGCTTGACCCTGAAATAGCTGCAGAGAGACTGATAAATCTTTTGAGGGCATGGAGTCTTGAGATAAAAGAAGTGCTTGGAAGCCTGGGGCTTAACGCAATTGAATCTCTGCGTGGAAGCAGGGAAAGGTTGAGGGGCATAGGGCTTGATTCGCAGACCCTTGATATACTTGCCGTAAAAGCGGCAGGGAAATAA
- a CDS encoding 4Fe-4S dicluster domain-containing protein produces the protein MSVNVMFWGCQIPARFPFIEKSLRKVFDALDFRIRDVNGFTCCPEKALVGNMSKDVWTLTAARNLAVAREGAGENLTLIQACNGCFSTLKTVQENLDHDPALLSKVNDGLNSVNLSYRGGVEVKHIVEMFHDVIGADVIKSQIKRSLNGLKIAVHPGCHMTRPSSAIDFDDPIVPKKFDSLIRALGGTNIDYHAKMLCCGGELTNIGDIEKGTDVTRQKLIETRSLEVDAMAVACPNCFKQLDNQQFMMQRDGEDFSIPIFYISELIGLTLGIEPKDLGIESHRVKTERFFERWNEVDESTGKSAQHFDLDALKACYECGACLDDCPSARILEDYDPKAVMEKVIAGKLDDAVNDHRIWQCLECHTCTELCPQGFGMEKVFTTLKKMAGEQGIRPASVEKGLEMFTKTSRIGEPSMAQRKKLNLPNPPESGFTQWKEMIDSIKKTKDEKQEGVL, from the coding sequence ATGTCTGTTAATGTAATGTTCTGGGGGTGTCAGATACCTGCGAGATTTCCCTTTATAGAAAAATCTTTGCGCAAGGTTTTTGATGCGCTTGATTTCAGGATACGCGATGTAAACGGCTTTACCTGCTGTCCTGAAAAAGCCCTTGTGGGCAACATGAGCAAAGATGTCTGGACACTTACGGCAGCCCGCAACCTTGCAGTGGCAAGAGAAGGCGCAGGGGAAAACCTTACGCTTATACAGGCATGCAACGGATGTTTCAGCACATTGAAAACCGTGCAGGAAAATCTCGACCACGACCCGGCTCTTCTTTCAAAAGTAAATGATGGATTAAACTCAGTCAACTTATCATACAGGGGCGGAGTAGAGGTTAAACATATAGTTGAAATGTTCCATGACGTAATTGGCGCAGACGTTATCAAATCTCAGATTAAAAGAAGTTTGAACGGACTTAAGATCGCAGTCCACCCCGGCTGTCACATGACAAGACCGAGCAGCGCCATAGATTTTGATGACCCGATCGTGCCAAAGAAATTTGATTCATTGATAAGAGCCCTTGGAGGTACAAATATAGACTATCATGCCAAGATGCTCTGCTGCGGCGGAGAGCTTACAAATATAGGTGACATAGAAAAAGGAACTGACGTGACAAGGCAGAAACTTATTGAAACGCGCAGCCTTGAGGTAGATGCCATGGCTGTTGCCTGTCCCAATTGCTTTAAACAGCTCGACAACCAGCAGTTCATGATGCAAAGGGATGGAGAGGATTTCAGCATACCGATTTTCTATATCTCCGAGCTCATAGGGCTTACCCTTGGCATAGAGCCAAAGGACCTTGGAATAGAATCACACAGGGTGAAGACTGAAAGATTCTTCGAGAGATGGAACGAGGTTGATGAGAGCACAGGAAAATCAGCGCAGCATTTTGACCTTGATGCATTGAAGGCGTGCTATGAATGCGGCGCATGTCTTGATGACTGCCCGTCTGCAAGGATTCTGGAAGATTATGACCCAAAAGCGGTTATGGAAAAAGTAATTGCAGGTAAGCTTGATGATGCAGTTAATGATCACAGGATATGGCAATGCCTTGAATGCCACACTTGCACCGAACTCTGTCCGCAGGGATTCGGAATGGAAAAGGTCTTCACGACACTAAAGAAAATGGCGGGAGAACAGGGTATAAGGCCTGCTTCTGTAGAGAAGGGGCTTGAGATGTTCACAAAAACAAGCCGCATCGGAGAGCCGTCCATGGCTCAGAGAAAGAAACTTAATCTCCCTAATCCGCCTGAGAGCGGGTTTACCCAGTGGAAAGAGATGATAGATTCAATAAAGAAGACAAAAGATGAAAAACAGGAAGGTGTTTTATGA
- a CDS encoding glutamine amidotransferase family protein: MNHNYQKDISGCGLTGLISKSGELVPGSVIIKSICPMRDRGNGLGAGFAAYGIYPDYKDYYALHIMFDHGTARELTEEFLESNYEVAKHERIPHQKTKYIVYHPMLYRYFVKPKSGRPDKEFADVEGDDFVVRTVMKVNSEIEGAYVFSSGKNMGAFKGVGFPDEIAEFYMIEDYKGYIWTAHNRFPTNTPGWWGGAHPFTLLDWSIVHNGEISSYGINKRYLEMFGYRCTLLTDTEVIAYIFDLMIRRHGMPFKTACKAVAAPFWKDIDDMPEDEKEALTSIRMVYGSALLNGPFSILFGHSNGLIGLSDRIKLRPLVVAEKDDRVYMASEESSIREICAKPAKVWYPRAGEPVIVNLDNKNI; the protein is encoded by the coding sequence ATGAACCATAATTACCAGAAAGACATCTCAGGATGCGGACTTACAGGACTGATAAGCAAGTCTGGAGAGCTTGTTCCGGGAAGCGTGATAATAAAATCAATCTGCCCCATGAGGGACAGGGGGAACGGTCTTGGAGCAGGGTTTGCCGCCTACGGGATATATCCTGACTACAAAGATTACTATGCTCTGCATATAATGTTTGACCATGGAACTGCAAGGGAACTCACCGAGGAATTCCTTGAATCAAACTATGAAGTTGCAAAGCATGAACGTATCCCTCATCAGAAAACAAAGTACATAGTTTATCATCCAATGCTCTACCGCTACTTTGTGAAACCCAAGAGCGGACGCCCGGACAAGGAATTTGCAGATGTTGAGGGTGATGATTTTGTAGTAAGAACTGTAATGAAGGTAAACTCTGAGATTGAAGGAGCATATGTTTTCTCAAGCGGAAAGAACATGGGCGCATTCAAGGGTGTAGGATTTCCTGATGAAATAGCGGAATTCTACATGATAGAGGATTACAAGGGATATATATGGACAGCTCACAACAGGTTCCCGACAAATACTCCGGGATGGTGGGGAGGCGCTCATCCATTCACTCTTCTTGACTGGTCAATAGTCCATAATGGCGAGATTTCATCCTACGGGATAAACAAGAGATACCTCGAGATGTTTGGCTACAGATGCACACTCTTAACTGACACCGAAGTTATAGCCTATATTTTTGACCTAATGATAAGAAGGCATGGGATGCCCTTTAAGACAGCCTGCAAAGCTGTTGCCGCTCCATTCTGGAAGGATATAGATGATATGCCTGAAGATGAAAAGGAAGCCCTCACATCGATAAGAATGGTTTACGGAAGCGCCCTTCTTAACGGGCCTTTCTCCATACTTTTTGGACACAGCAATGGTCTAATAGGGCTGAGCGACAGGATAAAGCTTCGCCCCCTCGTGGTAGCTGAAAAGGACGACAGGGTTTACATGGCGTCTGAGGAATCCTCGATAAGGGAGATATGTGCGAAACCTGCAAAAGTCTGGTATCCAAGGGCAGGTGAGCCTGTGATCGTGAACCTTGACAATAAGAACATTTAG
- a CDS encoding SDR family NAD(P)-dependent oxidoreductase, which yields MAKKVLVTGGAGFIGSFITDRLVEKGYNVRIFDCLDPQVHPGGKKPSHLNKEAEFIQGDVRNSDELAKALKGVEIVSHHAAAVGVGQSQYKINYYAGTNVGGTATLLELIVNGKYNVEKITVAASMSSYGEGRYKCKACGSVNPPLRIEEKMDGKSWELFCPKCGLPISPIPTDENKEQHCNSIYAFTKKMQEDMVLNIGKTYNIPVVALRYFNVYGPRQSLSNPYTGVTAIFMSRLKNNQPPVIYEDGLQTRDFISVRDIAEANLTAIESDKANYDFFNVGSGNPITIKGVAEKLAAIYGKDIKPTILNKFRKGDVRHCYSDTSKIKNTISFTPKVSFEEGMKELINWAETAYFEDRFEEAAKELKEKGLV from the coding sequence ATGGCAAAAAAAGTCCTCGTAACCGGCGGAGCAGGATTCATTGGCTCATTCATAACAGACCGGCTTGTAGAAAAAGGGTACAATGTCAGGATATTCGACTGTCTTGATCCGCAGGTTCATCCCGGAGGAAAGAAGCCTTCTCATTTAAACAAAGAGGCTGAGTTCATTCAGGGAGATGTGAGAAACAGTGATGAACTTGCCAAGGCTTTAAAAGGCGTAGAGATCGTATCCCATCATGCAGCCGCAGTCGGTGTTGGGCAATCACAGTATAAGATAAACTACTATGCGGGCACAAATGTCGGAGGCACAGCAACGCTATTGGAACTCATAGTAAACGGCAAATACAATGTCGAGAAGATTACCGTTGCCGCTTCCATGAGCAGTTACGGCGAGGGAAGATACAAATGCAAAGCATGCGGATCTGTGAATCCTCCTTTAAGAATAGAAGAAAAAATGGACGGAAAATCATGGGAACTTTTCTGTCCTAAATGCGGTTTGCCAATTTCCCCAATACCCACTGATGAAAACAAAGAGCAGCACTGCAACTCCATCTATGCATTCACAAAGAAGATGCAGGAGGACATGGTTTTAAACATAGGCAAGACTTATAATATCCCGGTAGTTGCGCTTAGATACTTTAATGTTTACGGACCACGCCAGTCCCTTTCAAATCCATATACCGGAGTCACAGCCATATTCATGAGCAGACTGAAGAACAACCAGCCTCCTGTGATTTATGAAGACGGTCTTCAGACCAGAGATTTCATTTCTGTCCGCGATATTGCTGAAGCTAATCTCACGGCAATTGAAAGCGACAAGGCAAATTATGATTTCTTTAATGTTGGTTCCGGAAACCCCATTACAATAAAGGGAGTAGCGGAGAAACTTGCAGCCATCTACGGAAAGGATATAAAACCGACTATCCTGAACAAGTTCCGCAAAGGGGATGTAAGACACTGCTACAGCGATACGTCAAAAATCAAAAACACTATTTCCTTCACACCAAAGGTTTCTTTTGAAGAGGGGATGAAAGAGCTTATAAACTGGGCTGAAACCGCATACTTTGAAGACAGATTTGAAGAGGCTGCAAAGGAGTTAAAAGAAAAGGGGTTGGTTTGA
- a CDS encoding ABC transporter permease: MLSNLAKLYSYKELLYNLALREIKSKYKQTMIGIGWVVFQPLVMMFVFTAVFSYFAKVRTGDVPYPLFSYCGLVVWAFFSNSVLKGMSSIISNINLVTKTYFPREILPLSAIISSFVDFLVACLLFLLLVIFYGIPFTGYILMVPLILIIQIILVTGFSLFLSAFNVFKRDAGYVVPIALQVWMFLSPIVYPVNLVPENYRALYMLNPVACIVEGYRSSILYGQMPSLRELGWAAVVSLVILVAAYIYFKKAEMKFADII; the protein is encoded by the coding sequence ATGTTAAGCAATCTTGCAAAGCTATATTCTTATAAAGAACTCCTCTATAATCTCGCCTTAAGAGAGATTAAATCAAAATACAAGCAGACCATGATAGGAATCGGCTGGGTAGTCTTTCAACCTCTTGTGATGATGTTTGTATTCACTGCCGTTTTTTCATATTTTGCAAAAGTAAGAACCGGTGATGTCCCTTATCCGCTCTTTTCTTATTGCGGTCTTGTTGTGTGGGCTTTTTTCTCAAATTCTGTTTTAAAAGGGATGAGCAGCATAATATCCAATATCAACCTTGTGACGAAAACATATTTTCCAAGAGAGATACTTCCCCTTTCTGCCATAATTTCAAGTTTCGTTGATTTTCTTGTAGCGTGCCTTCTCTTTCTTTTGCTGGTCATATTTTATGGGATTCCATTTACCGGCTATATATTAATGGTCCCTCTTATTCTTATCATCCAGATTATTCTCGTAACCGGTTTTTCCCTTTTCCTTTCTGCCTTCAATGTATTTAAAAGGGATGCTGGTTATGTGGTCCCCATAGCCCTTCAGGTATGGATGTTCTTAAGTCCCATAGTATATCCGGTAAATCTTGTTCCGGAAAACTACAGAGCGCTTTATATGTTAAATCCCGTTGCCTGTATCGTTGAAGGATACAGAAGCAGCATATTATATGGACAAATGCCTTCTTTAAGGGAATTGGGGTGGGCTGCTGTTGTTTCACTTGTAATACTTGTGGCTGCATATATTTATTTTAAAAAAGCTGAAATGAAGTTTGCTGATATTATCTGA
- a CDS encoding ABC transporter ATP-binding protein — MSDIAIRFNSVSKKYEKHASSMRESFVNLFRKAESRNGSNSFWALKDVSFDVRRGETIGIIGPNGAGKSTILKLLAGITSPTSGTVSINGRIGALLELGAGFHPEFTGRENIYLNGAILGMKRSEIDEKFNSIVDFAEIREFIDSPVKHYSSGMYVRLGFAIAAHSNPDILLVDEVLAVGDARFVQKCIRKFEEFQKYGTTIVFVSHDMNSIKRNCHKVMLLDHGEIKEIGDPKEIVDAYNAIIFKSPSAGKSQEEQRAGRSQQYGSGQAEITNVALLNNDRTMCNVIKSMENTEIKIEALFHEDIAEVLVGMTIRNRIGVDVYMTNTEWKGFDIPKVLKNTSLEVSFAQKMHLAPGEYTVNVAVSQKTTEGIKRLDWISDYLTFEVVASEKMGGICNFDSSVSIKQKTCKSF; from the coding sequence ATGTCTGATATAGCCATAAGATTTAACAGTGTTTCAAAGAAATATGAAAAACATGCATCTTCCATGAGGGAGTCTTTTGTAAATCTTTTCAGGAAGGCCGAATCCCGGAATGGCTCTAACTCCTTCTGGGCATTAAAGGATGTGAGCTTTGATGTAAGGAGAGGGGAAACTATTGGAATAATAGGTCCTAACGGGGCAGGGAAAAGCACAATACTTAAACTTCTCGCAGGCATTACATCCCCTACATCCGGAACTGTTTCCATTAATGGAAGAATCGGAGCCCTCCTTGAGCTTGGGGCGGGATTCCATCCGGAATTTACCGGACGCGAGAACATCTATCTAAACGGCGCCATACTCGGGATGAAGAGAAGCGAGATCGATGAGAAATTTAACTCAATAGTCGATTTTGCAGAGATCCGAGAATTTATTGATTCGCCTGTCAAACATTACAGCTCAGGTATGTACGTAAGACTTGGCTTTGCCATAGCAGCCCACAGTAACCCGGATATATTGCTGGTAGATGAAGTGCTTGCAGTGGGCGATGCAAGATTTGTTCAGAAATGCATCAGGAAGTTTGAAGAGTTTCAAAAGTATGGGACTACCATTGTTTTTGTATCCCATGACATGAATTCAATCAAAAGAAACTGCCATAAGGTTATGCTCCTTGACCATGGAGAGATTAAAGAAATTGGAGACCCCAAGGAGATAGTTGATGCCTATAATGCCATTATTTTTAAATCGCCTTCAGCCGGTAAAAGTCAGGAAGAGCAAAGAGCAGGCAGAAGTCAGCAATATGGCTCAGGACAGGCTGAGATTACAAATGTAGCTCTTCTTAATAATGATAGAACAATGTGCAATGTAATAAAATCAATGGAAAACACTGAAATAAAAATCGAGGCGCTTTTTCATGAAGATATTGCAGAAGTACTGGTAGGAATGACTATCCGCAACAGGATAGGCGTTGATGTATATATGACAAACACTGAATGGAAAGGGTTTGATATCCCCAAGGTTTTAAAAAATACCTCCCTTGAAGTCTCCTTTGCGCAGAAGATGCATCTTGCCCCGGGAGAATATACGGTAAATGTTGCTGTAAGTCAGAAGACAACAGAGGGTATCAAACGGCTTGACTGGATTTCAGATTATCTTACCTTTGAAGTCGTGGCTTCTGAAAAAATGGGAGGAATCTGTAATTTCGATTCCTCAGTAAGCATAAAGCAAAAAACATGCAAGTCCTTTTGA
- a CDS encoding methyltransferase, which yields MPPRKVGGLNSDKIIEIATAFHLSKILFVGVEFDVFSLIGKGKLTPAEVAGKCYLPVRSATRLLNGLTAINLLKYKNGKYFNTPVSLAYLVKGKPDYLGGLMRAYDKILYDRWGELGEAIKKDSYGRVFGEKGDTIGNISIDPEIAKAAMAAQHAYSVKPAEELASSFNFSKYKHLLDLGGGSGIISVMAAKKHPKLKATIFDFPPVCKVAEGTIANYKMNSRVKTHPGNILKDPFPQGADLILISGILDGYNEENCRKMVNKAYDYLPKGGAIILKESIVKDDRTGPLFPVLFSIALMIETEGGDSRSRGEMTKWLKDAGFKNISFKTMTKLSGKFRNLGYVTGVK from the coding sequence ATGCCACCCAGGAAAGTTGGCGGGCTTAATTCTGACAAGATAATTGAGATAGCGACCGCCTTTCATCTTTCAAAAATACTTTTTGTGGGTGTGGAATTTGATGTGTTCAGCTTAATTGGCAAGGGAAAGCTCACGCCTGCCGAAGTTGCCGGGAAATGCTATCTCCCTGTACGGTCTGCCACAAGGTTGCTTAATGGTTTGACTGCCATAAATCTTCTCAAATATAAAAACGGAAAGTATTTCAACACACCTGTATCGCTTGCATATCTTGTAAAAGGAAAACCTGATTATCTTGGCGGTCTGATGCGCGCCTATGACAAGATTCTCTATGACAGATGGGGCGAGCTTGGAGAGGCGATAAAAAAAGATTCCTATGGGCGTGTTTTCGGAGAAAAAGGAGACACCATAGGAAATATATCAATTGATCCTGAAATAGCAAAAGCTGCAATGGCGGCACAGCATGCCTACAGCGTTAAGCCTGCAGAAGAGCTTGCGAGTTCATTTAACTTCTCAAAATACAAACACCTCCTTGATTTGGGCGGAGGCTCAGGGATCATCTCTGTAATGGCTGCAAAGAAACACCCAAAGCTCAAGGCAACTATCTTTGATTTTCCTCCTGTATGCAAGGTTGCAGAAGGGACAATAGCAAATTACAAGATGAATAGCCGGGTGAAAACCCATCCCGGCAATATACTTAAAGACCCATTCCCGCAGGGTGCAGATCTTATTTTAATCTCCGGCATCCTCGACGGCTACAACGAGGAGAATTGCCGCAAGATGGTAAACAAGGCTTATGATTATCTCCCCAAAGGCGGTGCTATAATATTAAAAGAATCTATAGTAAAAGATGACCGCACAGGACCTCTCTTCCCAGTGCTTTTCTCGATTGCCCTCATGATTGAAACTGAAGGGGGCGACTCGCGCTCCCGCGGCGAGATGACTAAGTGGTTAAAAGATGCAGGCTTCAAGAATATCAGCTTCAAGACAATGACAAAGCTGTCCGGCAAGTTCCGCAACCTCGGTTATGTAACCGGGGTGAAGTGA
- a CDS encoding radical SAM protein, which translates to MQVLLINPPLNTSLPAAGVYPMGLGYIGAMLRKADCEIDVLDIRLNKYESSAVSDFLKKNQGKYSLVGIGAMVTAYNYCKWLSGEIRKYNPSSVIIAGGSICTEGGLLLNKSDIDAVCIGEGEKVVTALANAIRSGKDFSTVPNIMVKNNGKIITTPIEPPMDIDSIPSPAWDLFDMENYTRTPYFVNTGKPSITMITERGCPFECTFCYRNFGRRTRYRSSDKVIEEIKTVVDRFAVGHIDFLDEIFNIDAKYVRELCSKIIREKINITWRCIGRTDLADSETLEIMYEAGCRWIGYGIESGSQEMLDRMQKRQKVENIEKSIKLSRDAGIIVTGTFIIGMPGETEQTVNETKDFCRRNRIFNIPFFPVPYPGTLLYDECKEKGLIGDEEEYVAGLEKDVTELIINLTEIPDERLIKIKDDMISEFKELIPSMELDEKKKKGILDHAWDSIAKNFRNT; encoded by the coding sequence ATGCAAGTCCTTTTGATAAATCCTCCGCTTAATACTTCTCTTCCTGCCGCGGGTGTATATCCGATGGGGCTCGGATATATAGGAGCCATGCTCAGGAAAGCTGACTGCGAAATAGATGTCCTGGACATAAGGCTTAATAAATATGAGAGCTCTGCAGTAAGCGATTTCCTAAAAAAAAATCAGGGGAAATACTCTCTTGTTGGTATTGGAGCTATGGTTACTGCATATAATTACTGTAAATGGCTCTCCGGTGAAATCAGAAAATACAACCCGTCATCAGTCATAATAGCCGGAGGCTCTATATGCACAGAAGGAGGACTGTTATTAAATAAATCTGATATAGATGCTGTCTGCATTGGGGAGGGAGAAAAAGTTGTTACTGCTTTGGCCAATGCAATCCGTTCTGGGAAAGATTTTTCTACAGTACCCAATATTATGGTAAAAAATAATGGAAAAATTATTACTACTCCCATTGAACCTCCTATGGATATTGATTCAATACCTTCCCCTGCATGGGACCTTTTTGATATGGAGAATTATACCAGAACCCCTTATTTTGTGAACACCGGAAAACCAAGCATCACTATGATAACTGAGAGGGGTTGTCCCTTTGAATGTACTTTCTGTTACCGTAACTTCGGCAGGAGAACGCGTTACCGCAGCTCGGATAAAGTGATAGAGGAGATAAAGACTGTAGTTGACCGCTTTGCTGTGGGGCATATCGATTTCCTCGACGAAATATTCAATATAGATGCAAAGTATGTCAGGGAACTTTGCAGCAAGATAATCAGAGAAAAAATAAATATCACTTGGAGATGCATAGGAAGGACTGACCTCGCCGACAGCGAGACTCTTGAGATTATGTATGAAGCGGGATGCAGATGGATTGGATACGGCATAGAGTCAGGAAGCCAGGAAATGCTGGACAGGATGCAAAAGCGCCAGAAAGTGGAAAACATAGAAAAATCTATTAAGCTCAGCCGCGATGCAGGTATAATAGTGACAGGTACTTTCATTATTGGAATGCCCGGGGAAACAGAGCAAACAGTCAATGAAACAAAAGATTTTTGCAGGAGAAACAGGATATTCAATATTCCTTTTTTCCCTGTCCCCTATCCTGGCACTCTTTTATATGATGAATGCAAAGAGAAAGGCTTGATTGGAGATGAGGAAGAGTACGTGGCAGGGCTCGAAAAGGATGTAACGGAGCTTATCATTAATCTTACAGAGATTCCTGATGAAAGATTGATAAAGATTAAAGATGATATGATAAGTGAATTTAAGGAATTAATCCCTTCCATGGAGCTTGATGAAAAGAAGAAAAAAGGCATTTTAGACCATGCATGGGACAGTATTGCGAAGAACTTCAGAAATACATAA